One genomic segment of [Phormidium] sp. ETS-05 includes these proteins:
- a CDS encoding ATP-binding cassette domain-containing protein, whose translation MTAAVLIEKLQKRYGTTEAVKDVSFSIAPGEIFGLLGPNGAGKTTTIRCLSTLTSPDAGRLEVCGVSVVDNPRAVRQRLGYVAQEVAVDKMLTGRELLQLQAALYHLPGKVAKERIAQVLSLLGIEEWADKRCGTYSGGIRKRIDLAAGLLHQPEVLVLDEPTVGLDIESRMAVWNFLRRVREEGTTVLITSHYLEEIDMLATRVAIIDLGVVIATGTPTELKDKVGGERITLRLREFTPVEEAEKAKSLLADLAFVREIIINSAQGNSLNLVVTSGSDALFTIQQALREAGLPTFGVAQSRPSLDDVYLEATGRTLMDAELAAAGTRDLKAERKKNMR comes from the coding sequence ATGACTGCAGCCGTTCTCATCGAAAAACTGCAAAAGCGCTACGGCACCACCGAAGCGGTGAAAGATGTTTCCTTCTCGATCGCCCCGGGGGAAATCTTCGGGCTGCTAGGTCCCAACGGAGCCGGGAAAACTACAACAATTCGCTGTCTTAGCACCTTAACATCCCCCGATGCCGGTAGATTGGAGGTCTGCGGTGTTTCTGTGGTGGATAATCCTAGAGCCGTGAGGCAGCGTCTGGGGTATGTGGCCCAGGAAGTGGCGGTGGACAAGATGCTAACGGGGCGGGAGCTGCTGCAACTACAGGCAGCACTATATCATTTACCCGGAAAAGTGGCGAAAGAGCGAATCGCTCAGGTACTGTCCCTATTAGGGATAGAGGAATGGGCCGATAAACGCTGCGGTACTTATTCTGGGGGGATTCGCAAGCGCATCGACTTGGCTGCGGGGTTGCTGCATCAACCAGAGGTACTGGTGTTGGATGAACCCACGGTGGGACTGGATATTGAAAGCCGGATGGCAGTGTGGAATTTCCTGCGGCGAGTGCGGGAGGAGGGGACCACGGTGTTAATCACCAGTCACTATTTGGAGGAAATTGATATGCTGGCCACAAGGGTGGCGATAATCGATCTCGGCGTGGTCATTGCCACCGGGACCCCCACGGAGCTAAAAGATAAAGTAGGAGGAGAGCGCATTACCTTGCGGTTGCGGGAATTCACCCCCGTAGAAGAAGCGGAAAAAGCCAAATCCCTCCTAGCCGATTTGGCCTTTGTGCGAGAAATTATTATTAACAGTGCCCAAGGCAATTCTCTCAATTTGGTGGTAACATCCGGGAGCGATGCCCTCTTCACCATCCAGCAAGCCTTGCGGGAGGCAGGTTTACCCACTTTTGGCGTGGCCCAATCCCGTCCCAGCTTGGATGATGTTTATCTGGAGGCGACGGGCCGCACTCTGATGGATGCAGAACTGGCGGCGGCGGGGACGCGAGACCTGAAAGCAGAGCGCAAAAAGAATATGCGTTAA
- a CDS encoding sulfotransferase domain-containing protein → MNILRLVRPTYSMLKTEIRTKLLSNNNILNTNKKELKETDIFVASYPRSGNTWTRLLLSDVMLQVLGFETDVKLPIVLGKISPDNTIDLISEIEPKVLELPFRLIKTHERYDGIRGYKAIHIFRNPADSLTSEFQLKKRKNPEYLADFYSDPDVFAGFMCPCGQPI, encoded by the coding sequence ATGAACATTTTACGTTTAGTTCGGCCAACATACTCGATGCTGAAAACAGAAATCCGCACTAAACTTCTGAGCAATAATAACATTTTAAATACCAATAAAAAAGAGCTGAAAGAGACTGATATATTCGTAGCTTCTTATCCCAGGTCTGGTAATACCTGGACTAGATTGCTGCTGTCTGATGTGATGCTCCAGGTACTAGGTTTTGAAACAGATGTTAAGCTCCCCATAGTTTTGGGGAAAATCAGTCCTGACAATACCATTGATTTAATCAGCGAAATTGAGCCCAAAGTTTTGGAATTGCCATTCCGCCTGATTAAAACTCACGAGCGCTACGACGGGATCAGAGGGTACAAAGCTATCCACATTTTCCGCAATCCCGCTGATTCTCTGACTTCTGAGTTTCAACTGAAGAAACGGAAAAATCCCGAATATTTGGCAGATTTCTATAGCGACCCGGATGTTTTTGCAGGTTTCATGTGTCCTTGTGGTCAACCTATATGA